In a single window of the Dryobates pubescens isolate bDryPub1 chromosome Z, bDryPub1.pri, whole genome shotgun sequence genome:
- the TMEM171 gene encoding transmembrane protein 171 — translation MYPVAVPAPGGEGNNGQHGKRIFFIFVFGAVLLCTGFLLSVFILQSCPSGTFSDCSEVLKAAGPVLAIAGLVCVLLARSRARLYIRQRQLQNEQVYSLVFCRGSCQFAQFLIFGFLFLTSGMLISILGIWVPGCSPSWHSIQLNHTDSSDVDLQGCGLLSLQIMGPLIVLTGLCFFVIAHVKKKQNLNLNQESCESEEHTHSPESFQVTVGDAVMVFPPPPPPYFADPVSPTVTHCLMSSGLPTSESPPPYHSIFSDGARLAGDERTVAARDYETIYTISGSSSPSDILPMLYLSSESPPKYEEKASITNNECSPSSSCISLATSDTSL, via the exons atgtatCCAGTGGCTGTTCCTGCACCAGGAGGTGAAGGAAATAATGGACAACATGGGAAAcgtatttttttcatttttgtttttggAGCTGTGTTGCTCTGCACTGGATTCCTGCTGTCTGTCTTTATTCTCCAGTCATGCCCGTCTGGAAccttcagtgactgcagtgaggtCCTTAAGGCTGCTGGGCCTGTGCTGGCGATAGCTGGACTGGTTTGCGTTTTACTGGCACGATCAAGGGCCAGGTTGTATATAAGACAAAGACAGCTACAAAATGAGCAGGTGTACAGCCTTGTTTTCTGTCGTGGGAGCTGTCAGTTTGCCCAGTTTCTCATATTTGGATTCCTGTTTTTAACTAGTGGAATGCTAATTAGCATCCTGGGCATTTGGgttcctggctgcagccccagctggcacagcataCAGCTCAACCACACCGACAGTTCTGATGTGGACCTCCAGGGCTGTGGACTCCTGTCACTTCAAATCATGGGACCTTTGATTGTGCTTACTGGGTTGTGTTTCTTCGTGATAGCTCatgttaaaaagaaacaaaacttaaATCTCAATCAAGAATCTTGCGAAAGTGAAGAACATACTCACAGTCCTGAATCTTTTCAGGTCACAGTAG gtGATGCTGTAATGGTAttcccacctccaccacctccttatTTCGCTGACCCTGTGTCACCAACTGTGACACATTGTCTTATGTCAAGTGGTTTGCCTACAAGTGAAAGTCCTCCACCATACCACTCTATCTTCAGTGATGG GGCACGGCTTGCAGGTGATGAAAGGACAGTTGCTGCTAGAGACTACGAAACCATATATACAATTTCTGGAAGCAGCTCACCTTCAGACATTCTTCCAATGCTGTACCTTTCCTCTGAATCACCTCcaaaatatgaagaaaaagcATCAATAACAAATAATGAATGTTCTCCATCTTCTTCATGTATTTCCCTAGCCACATCTGACACCAGCTTGTAG